One window from the genome of Candidatus Binatia bacterium encodes:
- a CDS encoding universal stress protein, translating to MKVRKPINRILVPVDFSPDSQNALRYAADLAAVFGAEIMMLHVVEPVYVAEPYLGVAPEFGMFLDEQMRNAKAVLAGLGTDLKKKGQRVRTMVTAGPPALLIVDTAKDIGTDLIVMGTHGRTGLAHMFIGSVAEKVVRTAQCPVLTVRGAASKRTATKRVR from the coding sequence CCGATCAATCGCATTCTGGTTCCCGTCGATTTCTCCCCCGATTCCCAGAATGCCCTGCGATACGCCGCTGACCTTGCCGCCGTGTTTGGCGCAGAGATCATGATGTTGCATGTGGTTGAACCCGTCTACGTCGCGGAGCCGTACCTGGGAGTCGCACCCGAATTCGGGATGTTCCTGGACGAACAAATGCGCAATGCAAAGGCGGTATTGGCAGGGCTCGGTACCGACCTGAAAAAGAAGGGGCAGCGGGTCCGCACGATGGTCACAGCAGGTCCGCCCGCCCTGCTGATCGTGGACACCGCCAAAGACATTGGGACCGATCTGATTGTGATGGGCACGCACGGGCGCACCGGACTCGCGCACATGTTCATCGGCAGCGTGGCGGAGAAAGTGGTGCGGACAGCGCAATGCCCGGTCCTAACGGTGCGGGGTGCTGCCAGCAAACGAACCGCCACGAAAAGAGTTCGCTGA